One window of the Pseudarthrobacter sp. ATCC 49987 genome contains the following:
- a CDS encoding GntR family transcriptional regulator — MTAGISVDLGSATPPYEQIRAQVSSLIALGALAPGTRLPTVRSLAADLGIAAGTVARAYRELEQAGLTEARRRNGTVVAGTPPPATPTGTPAPESVAAEVTAAVERYIAEGRRAGLDDTALLAILRTKLTHQDE; from the coding sequence GTGACGGCGGGGATCTCCGTGGACCTGGGGTCGGCCACGCCGCCGTACGAACAGATCCGGGCACAGGTCTCCTCCCTGATCGCCCTCGGAGCGCTGGCACCGGGAACCCGGCTGCCGACGGTGCGGAGCCTTGCGGCGGACCTCGGCATCGCGGCCGGAACCGTCGCCCGGGCCTATCGGGAGCTCGAGCAGGCAGGGCTGACCGAGGCCAGGCGGCGCAACGGCACTGTGGTCGCCGGGACGCCTCCACCCGCGACCCCAACAGGCACCCCCGCGCCGGAGTCCGTCGCCGCGGAGGTGACTGCCGCCGTCGAGCGCTACATTGCGGAAGGCAGGCGCGCCGGCCTGGACGACACCGCGCTGCTGGCAATCCTGCGGACGAAGCTCACCCACCAAGACGAATAA